A region of Ignavibacteria bacterium DNA encodes the following proteins:
- the xerD gene encoding site-specific tyrosine recombinase XerD produces MRKTQNESAADSAFPLLRSFCQHISLEKNLSQNTLESYSNDVKEFLQFLKKKNILFEQTSGTIITEFLIHLSKKKLTSKSVARKISSLKAFFRFLLREQRITIDPTHVIETPKISRTLPEVLHQNEIIYILESANGKEFANKKNSVKQKIWIRDRAILETLYATGMRVSELLGVKKNDVYTKEKFVRVFGKGSKERLIPIGRIALQWIRRYENEIRNIFTLKQNVSEHLFLSMRGKKLTRMMIWNIVEYYGRKALEKKIHPHTFRHSFATHLLEGGADLRVVQELLGHSDISTTEIYTHIDREFLKEVHTTFHPRG; encoded by the coding sequence ATTCGAAAAACTCAAAACGAATCCGCTGCAGATTCCGCATTTCCCCTTCTTCGTTCTTTTTGTCAACATATTTCTTTAGAAAAAAATCTTTCTCAAAACACACTCGAATCGTACTCGAATGATGTCAAAGAATTTTTACAATTTCTCAAGAAAAAAAATATTCTGTTCGAACAAACTTCTGGGACAATAATTACGGAATTTCTTATTCACCTGTCAAAAAAAAAACTTACATCAAAATCTGTTGCGCGCAAAATTTCCTCCCTGAAAGCATTTTTCAGATTTTTACTGCGGGAACAACGCATTACAATTGACCCGACTCATGTTATCGAAACCCCAAAAATTTCGCGCACACTTCCTGAAGTTCTCCATCAAAACGAAATCATTTATATACTTGAATCCGCAAACGGCAAAGAATTTGCAAACAAAAAAAATTCCGTGAAACAAAAAATATGGATTCGCGACCGCGCAATTTTGGAAACCTTATACGCAACAGGAATGCGCGTGTCGGAACTTCTCGGCGTCAAAAAGAACGATGTATATACGAAAGAAAAATTCGTACGCGTGTTCGGCAAAGGTTCGAAAGAACGATTGATCCCCATAGGAAGAATTGCATTACAGTGGATTCGCCGTTACGAAAACGAAATACGCAACATATTCACTCTCAAACAAAACGTGAGCGAACATCTTTTTTTGAGTATGCGCGGAAAAAAACTGACGCGAATGATGATTTGGAACATCGTAGAATATTACGGCAGAAAAGCATTAGAAAAAAAAATTCATCCGCATACGTTCCGTCATTCTTTCGCAACGCATTTACTCGAAGGCGGCGCCGATTTGCGAGTCGTGCAGGAATTACTCGGACATTCCGATATTTCGACAACGGAAATTTATACGCATATTGACAGAGAGTTCCTCAAAGAAGTGCATACAACATTTCATCCACGCGGATAA
- a CDS encoding adenylate kinase → MRIVLLGPPGVGKGTQAKLLAEHFSIQHFSTGDMLRKEISYETPLGKKVQSVLESGQLVSDDLMIEIIRKVVTNDDAKNGFILDGFPRTIPQAIALTQLFGELKLPLNCVINFSVDENEIVRRLQERVCCKTCGATFNKTLDKLSQGTPCPKCSSPLIQRNDDEPETVRKRLIVYAQQTEPVIEYYHSLGNLLTMNGIGEVQAIHSTLLQQIQQFEFSQ, encoded by the coding sequence ATGCGTATTGTTTTACTCGGACCTCCGGGTGTTGGCAAAGGAACACAAGCAAAATTATTAGCGGAGCATTTTTCTATTCAACATTTTTCTACGGGCGATATGTTGCGGAAAGAAATTTCATACGAAACGCCGCTTGGGAAAAAAGTTCAATCGGTTCTTGAATCGGGACAATTAGTTTCGGATGATTTGATGATTGAAATTATCCGTAAAGTCGTTACAAACGATGATGCAAAAAACGGTTTTATTCTCGACGGATTTCCGAGAACAATTCCACAAGCGATTGCACTCACACAACTTTTTGGCGAACTGAAATTACCATTGAATTGTGTCATAAATTTTTCAGTTGATGAAAACGAAATCGTCCGAAGATTGCAGGAACGAGTTTGTTGCAAAACGTGCGGCGCAACATTTAACAAAACATTAGATAAACTTTCACAAGGAACACCGTGCCCAAAATGTTCATCGCCGTTAATTCAAAGAAACGACGATGAACCAGAAACTGTTCGAAAGCGTCTAATCGTTTATGCACAACAAACTGAACCTGTTATTGAATATTACCACTCATTAGGAAATCTTCTCACTATGAACGGCATAGGAGAAGTGCAGGCAATTCATTCTACATTGCTTCAACAAATACAACAATTTGAATTTTCACAGTAG